From a single Nymphaea colorata isolate Beijing-Zhang1983 chromosome 4, ASM883128v2, whole genome shotgun sequence genomic region:
- the LOC116252770 gene encoding uncharacterized protein LOC116252770: MAATLPVEVSRYAHSPVHRAVAIRDHAMLRRIVSTLPRLRDPSEIRTEAVSISEEEKAEAISNVIDRRDVPNRETPLHLAVKLGDAVAAEILMAAGADWSLQNEQGWSPLQEAICAREEAIARIIVRHYQPLAWAKWCRRLPRLVGTMNRMRDFYMEISFNFESSVIPFISRIAPSDTYKIWKRGSNLRADMTLAGFDGFRIQRSDQTILFLGEGSEDGKVPPGSLCMVSHKDKEVMNALDGAGTPASEAEVAQEVAAMSQTNIFRPGIDVTQAVLLPQLTWRRQEKTEMVGPWKSKVYDMHHVVVSVKSRRVPGAMTDEEFFSSCNENDTESEDYEDLLTDEEKRQLEIALKVDSSEAADDGGGDGFITHRHSCYEPREIPIEDMQNSPKVENKQEKKGWFGNWGRRGVKNEGQKKMIPPRNSVCVEEKVSDLLGESPSRLQTRPGRHSVEIVRGEELQRARDREAKKGAISSENMSRKKGGSRESEYKKGLRPVLWLSPDFPLQTEELLPLLDILANKVKAIRRLRELLTTKLPTGTFPVKVAIPVVPTIRVLVTFTKFEELQPAEEFCTPPSSPGNSLSTGRESPVLQPSTSWFQWIKVPYRQSSSTLSGPGSRVEDIQDPFAIPPDYKWITVEEKKKKMQEKNKTKKGRSQNS; this comes from the exons ATGGCAGCGACTCTGCCTGTCGAGGTCTCCAGGTATGCTCACAGCCCAGTTCACAGGGCTGTGGCAATTCGTGACCATGCCATGCTAAGGCGCATCGTCTCCACCCTTCCTCGCCTTCGTGATCCCTCTGAGATCCGAACTGAAGCCGTCTCAATCTCTGAAGAGGAAAAAGCGGAAGCGATATCCAACGTTATCGACCGGAGGGACGTTCCCAATCGCGAGACACCGCTTCACCTTGCAGTGAAGCTTGGTGATGCAGTTGCTGCAGAGATTTTGATGGCAGCTGGGGCTGACTGGAGTttgcaaaatgagcaaggatGGAGCCCCCTTCAAGAGGCCATTTGTGCCAGAGAAGAAGCGATTGCACGGATCATTGTCCGCCATTACCAGCCACTTGCGTGGGCTAAGTGGTGCAGAAGGCTTCCTAGGCTTGTGGGTACCATGAACAGGATGAGGGACTTTTATATGGAAATCAGTTTCAATTTTGAGAGTTCTGTGATTCCGTTTATCTCTAGGATCGCACCATCTGATACATACAAGATCTGGAAGAGAGGATCCAACTTGCGAGCCGATATGACCTTGGCTGGCTTTGATGGATTTAGGATTCAGCGCTCAGACCAAACCATCCTCTTTCTTGGTGAGGGATCTGAGGATGGTAAAGTCCCGCCAGGATCATTGTGTATGGTTTCTCATAAAGATAAGGAAGTTATGAATGCTTTGGATGGTGCGGGCACACCTGCTTCAGAGGCTGAAGTAGCACAGGAAGTGGCTGCTATGTCACAGACTAACATTTTTAGGCCCGGAATTGATGTCACTCAGGCTGTTTTACTCCCGCAGTTAACATGGAGAAGGCAGGAGAAAACCGAAATGGTTGGCCCATGGAAAAGCAAAGTCTATGATATGCATCATGTCGTTGTAAGTGTCAAGTCTAGACGTGTGCCTGGTGCAATGACAGATGAGgaatttttctcttcttgtaATGAGAATGATACTGAAAGCGAAGATTATGAGGACTTGCTAACAGATGAGGAGAAACGTCAACTGGAAATTGCTCTGAAAGTAGACTCATCTGAGGCCGCTGATGATGGGGGTGGTGATGGCTTCATCACTCACAGACATAGTTGTTATGAACCTCGAGAGATCCCAATCGAGGACATGCAAAATAGTCCCAAAGTGGAGAATAAGCAGGAGAAGAAAGGGTGGTTTGGCAATTGGGGAAGGCGTGGAGTGAAAAATGAAGGACAGAAGAAAATGATTCCCCCTAGAAATTCGGTCTGTGTTGAGGAGAAAGTGAGTGACCTCCTTGGTGAATCTCCATCTAGGCTTCAAACAAGACCTGGAAGGCACTCAGTGGAGATTGTTCGTGGGGAAGAATTGCAAAGAGCTCGAGACAGAGAAGCTAAAAAAGGGGCAATAAGTTCCGAAAATATGAGTCGCAAAAAGGGTGGCAGCCGTGAGAGTGAGTATAAGAAAGGGTTGAGACCTGTCCTCTGGCTCTCTCCTGACTTCCCACTTCAGACTGAAGAGCTCCTGCCACTTCTTGACATTTTGGCCAACAAGGTCAAGGCCATTCGTCGTTTGAGGGAGCTGCTTACCACGAAGCTTCCTACAGGAACTTTCCCAGTCAAG GTTGCTATACCAGTTGTTCCCACAATCCGTGTCTTGGTGACATTTACAAAGTTTGAAGAGCTGCAACCTGCAGAGGAGTTCTGCACACCACCTTCAAGCCCTGGAAATAGTCTGAGCACGGGAAGGGAGAGTCCTGTTCTGCAACCTTCAACCTCATGGTTTCAATGGATTAAGGTCCCTTATCGCCAAAGCTCTTCTACACTTTCAGGCCCTGGAAGCCGTGTGGAAGACATCCAGGACCCTTTTGCTATTCCTCCAGATTACAAGTGGATTACtgtggaagaaaagaaaaaaaagatgcaggagaagaacaaaacaaagaagGGCAGAAGTCAGAATTCTTAG